From one Dysidea avara chromosome 9, odDysAvar1.4, whole genome shotgun sequence genomic stretch:
- the LOC136267582 gene encoding uncharacterized oxidoreductase TM_0325-like encodes MVKGYTTRVVTEAPSLIQNNEVPTQRARAPQIGLFSEEGARLVLFDLPSTEPKLKQLVTELLSLGSPAVIYVCGDVTNVEDVKKSVQRSVDELGEIDILFNNAGIFPIAPLQQTDEAMFKRVQDINVYGVFLMMKYASNQMIESGKGGVIINMSSYAGLMAFDAAFAYCTSKFAVSGMTRAAAKSLAKHNIRVCALGPYALEGSMTDQGIEAMAKAAAGTQDIETVKTSIYDVMKQGCPMARAGKMKEVAEVVLFLCSKEASYITGVVLPVDGGATA; translated from the exons ATGGTGAAAGGCTACACCACTAGGGTAGTAACTGAAGCACCAAGCCTCATTCAGAATAATGAAGTGCCAA CACAACGAGCTCGAGCGCCACAAATTGGACTGTTTTCTGAAGAAGGAGCTCGTCTGGTACTGTTTGATCTCCCCAGCACAGAACCAAAACTAAAACAGTTAGTAACAGAACTGTTATCACTGGGTAGTCCAGCTGTGATATATGTTTGTGGTGACGTCACCAATGTTGAAGATGTGAAGAAATCAGTACAGCGTAGTGTGGACGAGTTGGGAGAAATTGACATCTTGTTTAACAATGCTGGTATTTTCCCAATAGCTCCACTGCAGCAGACAGATGAAGCAATGTTCAAGAGAGTACAAGATATTAATGTATATGGTGTATTCCTGATGATGAAGTATGCGTCAAACCAGATGATTGAATCTGGCAAAGGAGGCGTCATTATTAACATGTCTAGTTATGCTGGGTTAATGGCATTTGATGCTGCATTTGCTTACTGTACTTCAAAGTTTGCTGTTAGTGGAATGACTAGAGCTGCAGCAAAGAGTCTTGCTAAACACAACATACGAGTATGTGCACTTGGCCCATATGCTCTTGAAGGTAGCATGACAGATCAGGGTATTGAAGCTATGGCAAAGGCTGCAG CTGGAACACAAGACATTGAAACAGTAAAGACATCCATATATGATGTTATGAAACAG GGATGCCCTATGGCTCGTGCTGGTAAGATGAAAGAAGTAGCAGAAGTCGTGTTATTTCTGTGCAGCAAAGAAGCGTCTTACATCACTGGTGTTGTGTTACCTGTTGACGGAGGAGCTACTGCATAA
- the LOC136267583 gene encoding ubiquitin-like-conjugating enzyme ATG10, producing MMNKPLCVTSEDFVVAVKQFAVVNNQWSVKSVVAPGDNKETVYLSRQISRSSAEPSGASVPNEDNIVEDDDAATLSTTNTQWICYQYSVVYSESYQVPVMYFTASWPDGRQLQVDQVWEQVNPESAPGVVDKLSTLTQTEHPLLGIPCYHVHPCNTATLMASVLNDDTSSDELTMKWQTRYLIMWLSLVSPLVNLPIMPP from the coding sequence ATGATGAACAAGCCGCTCTGTGTAACTAGTGAAGATTTTGTGGTGGCAGTGAAACAGTTTGCAGTGGTAAATAATCAATGGTCTGTGAAATCAGTAGTGGCGCCTGGAGataacaaagaaacggtttactTATCTCGTCAGATTTCTAGGTCATCGGCTGAGCCTTCAGGTGCAAGTGTCCCTAATGAAGACAATATTGTTGAAGACGATGACGCTGCAACTTTGAGTACTACAAACACCCAATGGATTTGTTACCAGTACAGTGTTGTGTATAGTGAGTCATATCAGGTACCTGTCATGTACTTTACTGCAAGCTGGCCTGACGGGAGACAGTTACAGGTTGATCAGGTTTGGGAACAGGTTAATCCAGAATCGGCACCAGGTGTTGTTGACAAGTTATCAACGCTAACACAAACAGAACACCCACTATTGGGTATACCTTGTTATCACGTCCATCCATGTAACACTGCTACACTGATGGCATCTGTTCTCAATGATGACACTAGCTCTGATGAACTGACAATGAAGTGGCAAACTAGATATCTTATAATGTGGTTGAGTCTTGTGTCACCCTTAGTGAACCTTCCAATAATGCCACCATAA
- the LOC136267581 gene encoding galactitol 2-dehydrogenase-like translates to MSSEKRLKRFEGKVALITGGAGDLGSTTARLFSEEGARLVLFDLPSTEPNLKQLVTELLSLGRPASLNRLKASLAFTELMMKPTVVIHTSFESGLGPINAHPSRAPCGEIGSGYARLAVIYVCGDVSNVEDVKKFVQRGMDEFGGIDILFNTAAMLLPVPLELTDDVMFKRVQDVNVYGVFLTMKYASNQMIESGKGGVIINMSSFGGLRGFENAFAYCASKFAVSGMTRAAAKSLAKHNIRVCALAPWALEGNMANECVEGVAKVTGSGAQDIEAVKAFIRDGLNQASIYHTYNLTNLCKKSVALKLL, encoded by the exons ATGTCTTCAGAGAAACGTCTTAAACGGTTTGAAGGAAAAGTTGCGCTAATCACTGGAGGAGCTGGAGATCTAGGAAGCACCACAGCACGACTGTTTTCTGAAGAAGGAGCTCGTTTGGTATTGTTTGATCTCCCCAGCACAGAACCTAATCTAAAGCAGTTAGTAACAGAACTGTTATCACTGGGTAGACCAGCT AGTCTGAACAGGCTGAAGGCAAGCCTTGCCTTTACTGAGTTGATGATGAAGCCAACTGTGGTCATCCACACCTCTTTTGAAAGTGGTTTAGggccaatcaacgctcacccaTCCAGAG cgccgtgcggagaaatagggtctggctacgcgagactagctgTGATATATGTTTGTGGTGACGTAAGTAATGTCGAAGATGTGAAGAAATTTGTGCAACGTGGTATGGATGAGTTTGGGGGGATTGACATCTTGTTCAACACTGCTGCCATGTTACTTCCAGTTCCACTTGAACTAACAGACGATGTAATGTTCAAGAGAGTGCAAGATGTTAATGTATATGGTGTATTCTTGACAATGAAGTATGCATCAAATCAAATGATTGAATCTGGCAAAGGAGGTGTCATTATTAACATGTCCAGTTTTGGTGGATTGAGGGGATTTGAAAATGCGTTTGCTTACTGTGCTTCAAAGTTTGCAGTCAGTGGCATGACGAGAGCTGCAGCAAAGAGTCTTGCTAAACACAACATACGAGTATGCGCACTTGCTCCATGGGCTCTTGAAGGAAACATGGCCAACGAGTGTGTTGAAGGGGTAGCAAAGGTTACAG GATCTGGAGCACAAGACATAGAAGCAGTAAAGGCTTTCATACGTGATGGTCTAAATCAGGCAAGTATATATCATACATATAATCTAACCAATTTGTGTAAAAAGAGTGTAGCTTTAAAATTGTTGTGA
- the LOC136266360 gene encoding uncharacterized protein, whose product MARNHEKQYGALNRYVLAKEREKLPSRRPPLHVLTKVEDVKKWIPDIKREMEYTIQQMTCKDYSEQKIEAIKERLERLKREYRGFVQKVYTLDPTTDAIPWNSRAYSRKRRPLTDQHVVEDTKRILVEETAERNKCVDEKKEEVTSKRSVLGISYSSSSEDET is encoded by the exons ATGGCTAGAAACCACGAGAAGCAGTACGGAGCTTTAAATAGATACGTACTTGCTAAGGAAAGAG AAAAATTGCCATCCAGGAGACCACCACTG CATGTGCTCACTAAGGTGGAAGATGTAAAGAAATGGATCCCAGATATCAAAAGGGAGATGGAGTACACCATACAA CAAATGACATGTAAGGATTACTCTGAACAGAAAATTGAAGCTATCAAGGAGAGGCTGGAAAGGCTGAAAAGAGAATACAGAGG GTTTGTACAGAAGGTGTACACCCTTGACCCCACCACTGATGCTATTCCATGGAACTCGAGAGCTTACAGTAGGAAGAGGAGACCATTAACTGACCAACATGTAGTGGAAGATACTAAGAGAATTTTAGTGGAAGAGACTGCAGAGAGAAACAAATGTGTGGATGAAAAGAAAGAGGAGGTTACCAGTAAAAG GTCAGTGCTGGGTATATCATACAGTTCATCATCAGAAGACGAAACATAA